The Enterococcus sp. 7F3_DIV0205 genome has a window encoding:
- a CDS encoding putative polysaccharide biosynthesis protein: MINQPNPADQPILTNQEKMVKGSAWMTASNIISRLLGAVYIIPWYAWMGEHANEANSLSSMGYTVYALFLLISTAGLPAAIAKQTSYYNSLNEYKISRQLFYKALQLMAILGAIFAIIMYLAAPLLAKWSGGGEELIPTMRSLSLAVLIFPCMSVVRGYFQGNQDMMPYALSQIVEQVARVFYMLLTAFIIMKVIDGNYVDAVTQSTLAAFVGMLASLVVLLFYIRKQKPMFDYLAAHSANEHEASTRDLLTETLKEAIPFIIVGSGVTVFKLVDQFTFSNFMNTFTTYSGSQLRTLFAIFNANPDKLTMVVIALATSISATGLPLITEAITLKKYRDLSKLISNNFQLFMFVMFPATFGMIVLAKPLYTMFYAPDALGVSVLVQACIAGLFMGLYMLSSTMLMGMYENKAAIKYFGLGLALKLIVQYPSVRLFEVYGPLIATMIGFTLSCVLIMRKIKKVSHFNFGLTLRRGLLIFLITLVMMIAAIVMRQFLYLFLDPTRKFQSFMIIIIVAAFGGAVYGYITLKLRLADKLLGASVVKIRRKLKIK; encoded by the coding sequence ATGATAAATCAACCAAATCCTGCTGATCAACCGATCTTGACTAACCAAGAGAAAATGGTTAAAGGATCTGCTTGGATGACAGCTAGTAATATAATTTCTCGTTTGTTGGGTGCGGTCTATATTATCCCATGGTATGCATGGATGGGGGAACACGCCAACGAAGCAAATAGTCTATCTTCAATGGGATATACTGTGTATGCTCTTTTTTTATTAATATCTACAGCGGGGCTTCCAGCAGCTATTGCGAAGCAGACCTCTTATTACAATTCATTGAATGAATACAAGATAAGCCGGCAGCTCTTTTATAAAGCTCTTCAATTGATGGCTATTTTAGGTGCTATTTTTGCAATCATCATGTATCTTGCAGCGCCACTTTTAGCGAAGTGGTCAGGCGGCGGAGAAGAATTGATTCCAACGATGCGTTCCCTAAGTCTGGCTGTGTTGATTTTTCCTTGTATGAGCGTCGTTCGAGGCTATTTCCAAGGAAATCAAGATATGATGCCGTATGCTTTGTCACAAATCGTGGAACAAGTAGCACGTGTTTTTTATATGTTGTTGACAGCATTTATCATTATGAAAGTAATTGATGGGAATTATGTTGATGCTGTAACACAATCTACACTTGCAGCATTCGTAGGGATGTTAGCTAGCTTAGTTGTTTTACTTTTCTATATTCGTAAACAAAAACCAATGTTCGACTATCTCGCGGCGCATAGTGCGAATGAACATGAAGCGTCAACAAGAGATTTATTGACGGAAACGTTAAAAGAAGCCATTCCTTTTATTATTGTTGGTTCAGGTGTGACAGTCTTTAAATTAGTCGATCAATTTACGTTTTCTAATTTTATGAATACTTTTACTACGTATTCCGGTAGCCAATTGAGAACGCTATTTGCTATTTTTAATGCAAATCCAGACAAATTGACAATGGTAGTCATTGCGTTGGCTACATCTATTTCAGCTACAGGATTACCATTGATCACTGAAGCGATCACCTTGAAAAAATATCGTGATTTATCCAAATTGATCAGTAATAACTTTCAACTATTTATGTTTGTGATGTTTCCTGCAACATTTGGTATGATCGTTTTAGCCAAACCGCTGTATACGATGTTTTATGCACCAGACGCTTTAGGCGTATCAGTGTTGGTTCAAGCCTGTATTGCTGGCTTGTTTATGGGCTTGTATATGTTATCATCAACCATGTTGATGGGGATGTATGAAAATAAAGCTGCAATCAAATATTTTGGTTTAGGGTTAGCGTTGAAATTGATTGTTCAGTATCCAAGCGTGCGTCTCTTTGAAGTATACGGTCCATTGATTGCTACAATGATTGGATTTACCTTGTCGTGTGTATTGATCATGAGAAAAATAAAAAAAGTCAGTCACTTCAATTTTGGGTTGACATTACGACGTGGTTTACTGATTTTCTTGATCACGTTGGTTATGATGATCGCTGCAATAGTGATGAGACAGTTCTTGTATCTATTCCTAGATCCAACTCGCAAATTCCAATCTTTCATGATTATTATCATCGTAGCGGCATTTGGTGGAGCAGTCTATGGCTACATCACATTAAAACTGCGTTTAGCGGATAAACTATTAGGAGCAAGTGTCGTTAAAATTCGTCGTAAGTTGAAAATAAAATAA
- a CDS encoding UDP-N-acetylmuramoyl-L-alanyl-D-glutamate--L-lysine ligase, which translates to MTISLETIRECLLEEHLLKEFISAEGWSLSLPIALNDKTFDTLSYDSRTVNTDTLFFCKGLNFKSEYLDKAVKSGLAVYVAEQPYDVPAALGIIVTDIKKAMAVISMAFYDYPQEKLKLIGFTGTKGKTTAAYFTKFILDQATNKKTAMLSTMNSTLDGKTFFKSHLTTPESLDLYQMMAEAVKNKMTHFIMEVSSQAYKTNRVYGLFFDVGIFLNITPDHISPIEHPTFDDYFYCKRQLIKHSKTMIFNHESDYFQLLKETAELYTVPYIVYGDQSAKDTDYIYQTNPDDSLAFSINTENDTLAVSGEYHLRLGGDFNKGNALSAVLASALVGATRNDCQQGVKETTVPGRMELLTNKNGAKVYVDYAHNYDSLKNLLTFVKEEHPNGRLLVVIGSTGNKAISRRKDFGTVLSELADVAILTTDDPADENPITICEEIQSYISTDIPVEIVADRSEAIEIALAMSQTEDAVVLAGKGADLYQKVDGEDTPYEGDFYIAERLIRE; encoded by the coding sequence ATGACTATTTCTTTAGAAACAATCCGAGAATGTTTACTAGAAGAACATCTTTTAAAAGAATTTATTTCAGCTGAAGGCTGGTCTTTAAGCTTGCCTATCGCGTTGAATGATAAAACATTTGATACTCTTTCTTATGATTCCCGTACTGTAAATACTGACACACTTTTTTTCTGCAAAGGGCTAAATTTCAAATCCGAGTACTTAGACAAAGCAGTCAAGTCTGGTCTTGCTGTTTATGTGGCTGAACAGCCATATGATGTACCTGCAGCCTTAGGAATCATTGTGACTGACATCAAAAAGGCAATGGCGGTCATCAGTATGGCTTTTTATGATTATCCGCAAGAAAAATTAAAATTGATCGGCTTTACTGGTACAAAAGGCAAAACAACGGCTGCTTACTTTACTAAATTTATTTTAGATCAAGCAACAAATAAAAAAACAGCGATGCTATCTACCATGAATTCTACTTTAGATGGAAAAACTTTCTTCAAATCCCATTTAACTACACCTGAATCGCTTGATCTTTATCAAATGATGGCCGAAGCTGTTAAAAACAAGATGACCCACTTTATTATGGAAGTCTCATCGCAAGCTTATAAAACGAATCGTGTGTACGGTCTATTTTTTGATGTTGGCATTTTTCTAAATATTACGCCAGATCATATCAGTCCGATCGAGCATCCAACATTTGATGATTACTTTTATTGCAAGCGTCAACTAATCAAGCATTCCAAAACAATGATTTTCAATCATGAATCAGACTATTTTCAATTACTGAAAGAAACAGCAGAACTTTATACTGTTCCTTATATTGTGTATGGAGATCAATCAGCGAAAGACACAGATTACATTTATCAAACAAATCCTGACGACTCTCTTGCATTTTCTATCAACACCGAAAATGATACGTTAGCCGTTTCTGGTGAGTATCACTTACGTTTAGGCGGTGATTTTAATAAAGGGAATGCATTAAGTGCTGTTCTTGCCAGCGCCTTAGTTGGTGCTACACGCAACGATTGTCAACAAGGCGTCAAGGAAACCACAGTTCCTGGTCGCATGGAATTATTAACAAATAAAAATGGTGCAAAAGTTTATGTAGATTATGCGCACAATTATGATAGTTTAAAGAATCTTTTAACGTTTGTCAAAGAAGAACATCCTAATGGTCGTTTGCTAGTCGTCATCGGCAGCACAGGTAATAAAGCGATCTCTAGACGAAAGGATTTCGGTACTGTTTTATCTGAACTGGCTGATGTTGCGATTTTAACGACAGATGATCCAGCGGATGAAAATCCAATCACCATCTGCGAAGAGATACAGTCTTACATTTCAACTGATATTCCAGTCGAAATCGTTGCTGATCGTAGCGAAGCTATCGAAATTGCACTAGCAATGAGTCAAACAGAAGATGCAGTGGTACTTGCTGGAAAAGGTGCTGATTTGTACCAAAAAGTTGACGGAGAAGATACACCGTATGAGGGCGACTTCTATATCGCTGAACGTTTGATACGTGAATAA